A region of Anaerolineales bacterium DNA encodes the following proteins:
- a CDS encoding transcriptional regulator, protein MSKQTHQLRAKMVGAMLREARVGAGLSLKDAAAAVGVSSGVLSSFEFGRKPISLPELELLAYTYDLSLRHFSTPEKFAKRTQAKVNAALLLSLRHRQIAAALAKQRQAAAVSQRELADSVGITLPRLRSYEKGNKPIPFPELELIASRLGMSAEAFIDQQPPIGDWDSAKRTYEYVFELPVELRQFIATPANQPYLRLAMRLSKVPVDRLRTVGEGLIDITQ, encoded by the coding sequence ATGTCCAAGCAGACCCATCAGCTGCGTGCCAAGATGGTCGGAGCCATGCTGCGGGAAGCCCGGGTCGGAGCCGGCTTGAGTCTGAAGGACGCGGCCGCAGCCGTCGGGGTCTCGAGCGGCGTTCTTTCGTCCTTTGAATTCGGCCGCAAGCCGATCTCGCTGCCGGAACTCGAGCTTCTGGCCTACACCTACGATCTCTCGCTGCGGCATTTCTCAACCCCGGAGAAGTTCGCCAAGCGCACTCAAGCCAAGGTCAACGCGGCCTTGCTGCTGTCCCTGCGCCACCGTCAAATCGCGGCCGCCCTAGCCAAGCAGCGTCAGGCCGCCGCTGTCAGCCAGCGTGAACTGGCCGACAGCGTCGGCATCACCCTGCCCCGCTTGAGATCCTACGAAAAAGGCAACAAGCCGATCCCTTTCCCCGAACTGGAGCTGATCGCCAGCCGCCTGGGCATGTCGGCCGAAGCCTTCATCGATCAGCAACCCCCGATCGGAGATTGGGACAGCGCCAAGCGCACCTACGAATACGTTTTTGAGCTGCCGGTCGAGCTACGGCAGTTCATCGCTACGCCCGCCAATCAACCGTATCTGCGCCTGGCAATGCGCCTCTCCAAGGTCCCGGTCGACCGCCTGCGGACCGTCGGCGAGGGCCTGATCGACATCACCCAGTGA
- a CDS encoding ComEA family DNA-binding protein, with the protein MLRQAAPFLGGVFSGLLASGLLFLLLSPPRGHPIDLEPPPSPAPLRVHVSGAVAHPGVVSLPAGSIVAEAVQAAGGPTDLARSQALNLAAPVRDGEMVVVPGSGSDPQPAADPAATTGSAPSGQIPLNSASAAELDLLPGIGPSLANAIIEFRQAHGPFQSVEELLEVPGIGPAKLAAIRDLVACR; encoded by the coding sequence ATGCTCCGACAAGCTGCGCCATTCTTGGGCGGTGTCTTCAGCGGCCTGCTCGCCTCAGGCCTGCTGTTTCTGCTGCTCTCTCCCCCTCGCGGCCACCCTATCGATCTTGAACCACCGCCCAGCCCGGCGCCGCTGCGAGTCCACGTCAGCGGTGCCGTTGCCCACCCCGGTGTAGTCAGCCTCCCGGCCGGTTCGATTGTCGCCGAGGCCGTCCAGGCCGCCGGCGGCCCCACGGACCTGGCGCGCAGCCAGGCCCTCAACCTGGCCGCCCCCGTGCGGGATGGCGAGATGGTTGTCGTTCCCGGCTCCGGTTCCGACCCACAGCCAGCAGCCGATCCGGCCGCAACGACCGGCTCCGCCCCCTCAGGACAGATTCCTCTGAACAGCGCCTCGGCTGCCGAGCTGGACCTGCTCCCCGGCATCGGGCCCAGCCTGGCGAATGCGATCATCGAGTTTCGCCAGGCGCACGGGCCGTTTCAGTCAGTCGAGGAATTGCTGGAGGTCCCGGGGATCGGGCCGGCCAAGCTGGCGGCCATCCGAGATCTGGTCGCCTGCCGCTGA
- a CDS encoding GNAT family N-acetyltransferase, with amino-acid sequence MPPFLRSTGQRLTVSPTTPADRQDLERLLDAARWRHLHLDWFDPVLLIEEAPFLKLANSRSVLACLGCPPEFPHRTWIRVFAAAGAVGLQEAWDHLWPATLQAAQAIGLRTFEALVTAAWMAPLLSAAGFVTSDEVVFLERDGARPLRRAPSLGEIRSVSAQDLPALVELDAQAFPESWRISWRSLQAAWSSAAHASLVDFGGEILGYQITSLSPTSAHLSRLAVAPDRARQGLGAALTLDSMDVLSQMGASRWTVNTQASNLPALGLYQRLGFRENGLRYPVYTARL; translated from the coding sequence GTGCCCCCGTTTCTCCGCAGCACCGGACAGCGCCTAACGGTTTCCCCCACCACCCCGGCGGACAGACAAGACCTGGAGCGCCTGCTCGACGCAGCTCGCTGGCGGCACCTCCACCTCGATTGGTTCGACCCGGTGCTGCTCATCGAGGAAGCCCCATTCTTGAAGCTGGCCAACAGCCGGAGCGTGCTCGCCTGCCTGGGATGCCCGCCAGAGTTCCCCCACCGCACCTGGATCCGGGTGTTCGCCGCCGCTGGCGCTGTCGGATTGCAGGAGGCCTGGGATCATCTCTGGCCGGCGACCCTGCAGGCTGCCCAGGCGATCGGCCTGAGGACCTTCGAGGCGCTGGTGACCGCCGCCTGGATGGCGCCCCTCTTGAGCGCGGCCGGCTTTGTCACCTCGGATGAGGTCGTGTTTCTCGAGCGAGATGGAGCCCGGCCGTTGCGAAGGGCTCCGTCGCTGGGCGAGATCCGGTCGGTATCCGCCCAGGACCTCCCGGCGCTGGTCGAGCTCGACGCCCAGGCGTTTCCCGAGTCCTGGCGAATTTCGTGGCGCAGCTTGCAGGCCGCCTGGAGCAGCGCGGCGCACGCCAGCCTGGTCGACTTTGGAGGTGAGATCCTCGGTTACCAGATCACCTCGCTGTCCCCAACCAGCGCCCACCTTTCGCGCCTGGCCGTGGCGCCCGATCGCGCCCGGCAGGGACTCGGGGCGGCGCTGACCCTGGATTCCATGGACGTCCTGAGCCAGATGGGCGCCTCCCGCTGGACCGTCAACACCCAGGCCTCGAACCTTCCGGCACTTGGCCTGTACCAGCGGCTCGGCTTTCGCGAGAACGGCCTGCGCTACCCGGTCTACACTGCGCGGCTGTAG
- a CDS encoding cob(I)yrinic acid a,c-diamide adenosyltransferase — MSSYFTRQGDDGYTGILGEGRVAKYDPRPEMVGTLDEASAALGLARALSTDPRTAELILALQRDLYHVMAEAAATPDQAQRFRVMDASRVAWLEQQALDLESGLPAIEGFVVPGDSPVGAAMALARTVVRRAERLVARMTHEQQLANPEILRYLNRLSSVCFLLELRESHFAGRDRPTMAKTG; from the coding sequence ATGTCTTCCTACTTCACCCGCCAAGGGGATGATGGCTACACCGGAATTCTCGGTGAAGGCCGGGTGGCGAAGTATGATCCGCGCCCGGAGATGGTCGGGACGCTGGATGAAGCCAGCGCGGCCCTCGGCCTGGCTAGAGCCCTGTCTACCGATCCACGCACCGCCGAGTTGATCCTTGCCTTGCAGCGCGACCTGTACCACGTCATGGCCGAAGCCGCAGCAACTCCGGACCAGGCGCAGCGCTTTCGGGTGATGGATGCCTCCCGGGTCGCCTGGCTGGAACAGCAGGCGCTCGATCTCGAGAGTGGGTTGCCCGCGATCGAGGGATTCGTCGTCCCGGGCGACTCGCCTGTCGGCGCCGCCATGGCGCTGGCCCGCACGGTCGTCCGCCGGGCCGAGCGCCTGGTGGCCAGGATGACCCATGAGCAACAGCTGGCCAATCCCGAGATCCTCCGGTACCTGAACCGGTTGTCCTCAGTCTGCTTCCTGCTCGAGCTGCGTGAGTCGCATTTCGCCGGCCGCGATCGGCCTACGATGGCCAAGACCGGTTAG
- the mutM gene encoding DNA-formamidopyrimidine glycosylase, translating into MPELPEVETIARHLRLGHQGAPALPGQSIAEVSVRWPRHIAEPSPGVFRRRIRGQTIQTVLRRGKYLVLPLSDTCLLIHLKMSGDLGLARAGSEPGRFDRTVLHLQSGWELRFSDSRKFGRLFLVADPSSRLGRLGPDPLDDAFTSEILHARLLARRRRLKPLLLDQGFVAGLGNIYTDEALHVARLHPLLPSHLLGTEDAHRLWAGIRETLNEGLRRNGASIDWVYRGGEYQNHFRVYQQTGKPCPVCGTPIQRIPVAQRSSHYCPRCQPEPRGVG; encoded by the coding sequence ATGCCGGAACTCCCCGAAGTGGAGACCATCGCCCGTCACCTCCGCCTTGGACATCAGGGTGCCCCAGCTTTGCCCGGTCAGAGCATCGCTGAGGTGAGTGTGCGCTGGCCCCGGCACATTGCCGAGCCGTCGCCGGGCGTCTTCCGCCGCCGAATTCGGGGGCAGACTATTCAGACCGTCCTTCGGCGCGGCAAGTACCTCGTGCTCCCCCTCTCCGACACCTGCTTGCTGATCCATCTGAAGATGAGCGGGGATCTCGGACTGGCCCGTGCCGGCAGCGAGCCGGGGCGCTTCGACCGGACGGTCCTTCATCTGCAAAGCGGTTGGGAGCTCCGCTTCAGCGATTCCCGCAAGTTCGGAAGGCTCTTCCTGGTCGCCGATCCTTCCAGCCGGCTTGGGAGGCTGGGGCCGGATCCGTTGGACGACGCCTTCACCTCCGAGATCCTTCACGCCCGCCTGCTCGCCCGCCGCCGCCGGCTCAAGCCGCTCCTGTTGGATCAGGGCTTCGTCGCCGGGCTCGGGAACATCTACACGGATGAGGCCCTGCACGTTGCCCGGCTGCATCCCCTTCTCCCCAGCCACCTCCTTGGCACGGAGGATGCACACCGTCTGTGGGCGGGAATCCGGGAAACGCTGAACGAGGGCCTGCGGCGGAATGGGGCTAGCATCGACTGGGTGTATCGGGGCGGCGAGTATCAAAATCACTTCCGCGTCTACCAGCAGACGGGGAAGCCGTGTCCGGTCTGCGGCACGCCGATCCAGCGGATCCCCGTCGCCCAACGCAGCAGCCACTACTGCCCGCGCTGCCAACCCGAGCCTCGAGGTGTCGGATGA
- a CDS encoding MBL fold metallo-hydrolase has protein sequence MRFGDLEVYLVSDGQVRVDVGGAFGLTPRALYRSYFDPDEQNAVPMSLNCMLVRARGMTILVDTGLGDRLRPEEVQRWRLERSTGGLIDGLKRLGVHPNDVDIVVNTHLHADHCAGNTRIQDGRLGPVFPRATYLVQRLEWAEAVNPDARTRGTYFGENYMPLLETGQLELLHGDQELTDQVRLVVTPGHTRGHQSVVLESGEWRGLYVGDMASYAAHFERIGWVTAYDVLPLESIATKERWQAWAAETGAWLFFEHDPELPIGRLEREAGRWKVVAPPIPGLTPDSPIR, from the coding sequence GTGCGGTTCGGCGATCTGGAAGTCTATCTGGTCAGTGACGGCCAGGTGCGCGTCGATGTCGGCGGGGCCTTTGGCCTGACGCCGCGCGCGCTGTACCGATCCTACTTCGACCCGGATGAGCAGAACGCAGTCCCCATGTCGCTCAACTGCATGCTCGTGCGTGCCCGTGGGATGACGATTCTGGTCGACACCGGCCTGGGTGACCGATTGAGGCCAGAGGAGGTCCAGCGATGGCGCCTCGAACGCTCCACTGGCGGCCTGATTGATGGCTTGAAGCGCCTGGGCGTTCATCCGAATGACGTCGATATCGTGGTCAACACCCATCTGCACGCCGATCACTGTGCCGGGAACACCCGGATACAGGACGGGCGCCTGGGGCCGGTTTTCCCCCGAGCGACCTACCTGGTGCAGCGCCTGGAGTGGGCCGAAGCGGTGAACCCGGACGCTCGCACTCGAGGCACGTACTTCGGTGAGAACTACATGCCGCTGCTCGAAACCGGGCAGCTTGAGTTGCTACATGGGGACCAGGAATTGACGGATCAAGTTCGGCTGGTGGTCACGCCGGGACACACCCGCGGCCACCAGTCGGTGGTGCTCGAATCCGGCGAATGGCGGGGGCTGTACGTCGGCGATATGGCCAGCTACGCCGCCCATTTTGAGCGAATCGGGTGGGTGACGGCCTACGATGTCCTTCCGCTGGAGAGCATTGCCACCAAGGAGCGCTGGCAGGCCTGGGCCGCCGAAACCGGAGCCTGGCTGTTCTTCGAGCACGATCCTGAGCTGCCGATTGGCCGTCTGGAGCGAGAAGCCGGCCGGTGGAAGGTCGTTGCCCCGCCGATACCCGGTCTCACACCTGATTCTCCCATTCGCTGA
- a CDS encoding DsbA family protein gives MPSRSEIREKRNRERNRSRIFAVLVVVGVGLVVAAILIVPNLRPVGEVVVPAASPRPNPQGTAMGDPGAPVVIEEYSDFQCAYCARFSAETEPRIVADYIATGKAYFVYKNYAFLGGPSADAAEASLCAADQGKFWEYHDILFANQNEGDPRAFSEAHLEAFAEAIGLDSTEFGACLSDNRQMDQVRQEYADGSALGVNSTPTFFVNGKQVSGAQPFEVFQAEIEAALAGG, from the coding sequence ATGCCTTCACGCAGCGAGATCCGCGAGAAGCGCAACCGGGAACGCAACCGATCACGGATATTTGCCGTGCTGGTGGTGGTCGGCGTAGGGTTGGTCGTCGCCGCCATCTTGATCGTTCCCAATCTGCGGCCCGTTGGCGAGGTGGTCGTCCCCGCTGCATCTCCGCGCCCCAACCCCCAAGGCACCGCCATGGGTGACCCAGGCGCTCCGGTTGTGATCGAAGAGTACTCAGACTTCCAGTGCGCCTACTGCGCCCGGTTCTCGGCCGAGACCGAACCCCGGATCGTGGCGGACTACATCGCGACAGGCAAGGCGTATTTCGTCTACAAGAACTATGCTTTCCTGGGTGGGCCGTCCGCCGATGCGGCGGAGGCCAGCCTGTGTGCGGCGGATCAGGGTAAGTTCTGGGAATACCACGACATCTTGTTCGCCAATCAGAATGAAGGCGATCCACGCGCCTTCTCCGAGGCGCACCTTGAGGCGTTTGCCGAAGCCATCGGCCTCGACAGTACCGAGTTCGGCGCCTGCCTCTCCGACAACCGGCAAATGGACCAAGTGCGCCAGGAATACGCCGACGGCTCAGCCCTGGGCGTGAATTCCACGCCGACCTTCTTCGTCAACGGGAAGCAGGTGTCCGGGGCGCAGCCTTTCGAGGTGTTTCAGGCCGAAATCGAGGCCGCCCTAGCCGGCGGGTAG
- a CDS encoding response regulator, which translates to MTENPRQAQNILVIEPDPGSAAYLDKLLKRAGYQVSLCSTGKDGLIKAWRDQPDIIVLELDLPDVDSLEIVRRLRRDPRTERKTIISLTARSLPEDAVAGLEAGLDYYILKQADSMDVLFRYLQRERPASGTGPLDITTRAGTVIAFISAKGGVGTSSLCLNIASAIARRRPSGQVGVVDLTLPMGTLAAISGAATEIDVVDATHFEPSTLTPDLLRKQMPALPGWGFSILPGTLSPSRAPDLRPDRIAPLLQSLRAAFAVSVIDLGRTLSRLSLYVLSQSSVIVIVMSPEAVVAMSTHALLDHLAEQHINPRRLFLLSNRPNGTEDLTGQPLEDVVGRPIDMGWLHVGRNLSLANSRHAPYHLRFPEDTATLMLEDIASAILDKAGREGVPGLHA; encoded by the coding sequence ATGACCGAAAACCCCCGCCAGGCCCAGAATATCCTGGTGATTGAGCCCGACCCGGGCTCGGCCGCCTATCTCGACAAGCTGCTCAAACGGGCCGGGTACCAGGTCAGCTTGTGCTCGACCGGGAAGGACGGGCTGATCAAGGCCTGGCGTGACCAGCCTGACATCATCGTGCTCGAGCTGGATCTTCCCGATGTCGACTCGCTTGAGATCGTCCGCCGCCTGCGGCGGGACCCGCGCACCGAGCGCAAGACGATCATCAGCCTGACGGCCCGCAGCCTGCCCGAGGACGCCGTCGCCGGGCTCGAGGCCGGGCTGGACTACTACATTCTCAAGCAAGCCGATTCGATGGATGTGCTGTTTCGCTACCTGCAGCGGGAACGCCCAGCCTCAGGCACCGGCCCGCTGGACATCACCACCCGCGCCGGCACGGTGATTGCCTTCATCAGCGCCAAGGGCGGGGTCGGGACATCCTCGCTGTGCCTGAACATCGCCAGCGCCATCGCCCGCCGTCGGCCGTCGGGCCAGGTCGGGGTGGTCGATCTGACACTGCCGATGGGCACGCTGGCCGCCATCAGCGGCGCGGCGACCGAGATCGATGTCGTCGATGCTACCCACTTTGAGCCCTCTACCCTGACGCCGGATCTGCTGCGCAAACAGATGCCCGCCCTACCCGGCTGGGGATTCAGCATTCTGCCGGGAACGCTTTCCCCCTCGCGGGCGCCCGACCTGCGGCCCGACCGGATTGCGCCCTTGCTGCAGTCACTGCGGGCGGCCTTTGCCGTGAGCGTGATCGATCTGGGGAGAACCCTCTCACGCCTATCGCTGTACGTCCTGTCGCAGTCGAGCGTGATTGTCATCGTGATGAGCCCCGAGGCTGTGGTAGCCATGAGCACCCACGCCCTGTTGGACCATCTGGCGGAGCAGCACATCAACCCGCGTCGGCTGTTCCTGCTCAGCAACCGGCCGAACGGCACGGAAGACCTGACCGGCCAGCCGCTCGAGGACGTTGTCGGCCGCCCGATCGATATGGGCTGGCTGCACGTCGGCCGCAACCTGAGCTTGGCCAACTCCAGGCACGCGCCGTACCACCTGCGGTTCCCGGAAGACACGGCCACGTTGATGCTCGAGGACATCGCTTCGGCGATCCTGGACAAGGCCGGCCGCGAAGGTGTACCCGGCCTGCATGCATGA
- a CDS encoding tetratricopeptide repeat protein, producing the protein MSPLEGSAVELARAAMLAYQRGEMSTAEHGFRAASQQFAQNGEELQAAEAANNLCVVLLQAERPHEALECVRETPAIFEHHQNLALAAQAYGNLGSAQEGCGRLPEAEAAYLRSLDLFRSLRDSEGESLILQRLAQVQLRQGQPIGALASMQASLEAAPRRGVIQRCVRRLLSLPGRYLSG; encoded by the coding sequence GTGAGCCCGCTGGAAGGCTCGGCCGTCGAGCTGGCGCGGGCCGCGATGCTCGCCTATCAGCGAGGCGAGATGTCCACCGCCGAGCACGGGTTCCGCGCCGCATCCCAGCAGTTCGCCCAGAACGGCGAAGAGCTGCAGGCAGCCGAAGCCGCCAACAACCTGTGCGTGGTGCTGCTCCAGGCCGAGCGCCCTCATGAAGCCCTGGAGTGCGTGCGCGAAACGCCGGCCATCTTCGAGCACCACCAGAATCTCGCTCTCGCCGCCCAGGCCTACGGGAATCTGGGATCGGCCCAGGAGGGCTGCGGCCGGCTGCCCGAAGCCGAGGCCGCCTATCTGCGCTCCCTCGATCTGTTTCGGTCGTTGCGGGACAGCGAGGGCGAGTCCCTCATCTTGCAGCGTCTTGCCCAGGTGCAGCTGCGGCAGGGCCAGCCGATCGGGGCTCTGGCTAGCATGCAGGCCAGCCTGGAGGCCGCACCCCGCCGCGGAGTGATCCAGCGCTGCGTCCGCCGCCTGCTCTCCCTCCCAGGCCGATACCTCTCAGGCTAA
- a CDS encoding DUF554 domain-containing protein produces MAGTVLNVATVLIGGVLGLVLGARLSARLRETVVHSLGLFTFALGVGMFLQTTNPLYALGGLLLGAVLGEWWRIEDGLQRIGASLEARFHRGVTGSDGSARFVEGFMTASLLFCVGPMTILGSVQAGLSGDIQLLAVKSVLDGFAAIALASTLGVGVLFSALTILVYQGGLTFLAGSAGGLLSNAMVAEMTAVGGILLMALAVSSLLELKKVRTGNLLPGLIVAPLLVWAVSLLAG; encoded by the coding sequence ATGGCCGGCACTGTGTTGAACGTGGCGACGGTCCTGATCGGCGGCGTCCTGGGGCTGGTGCTCGGCGCCCGCTTGTCGGCGAGGCTCCGAGAGACGGTCGTGCACTCCCTCGGTTTGTTCACATTCGCCCTCGGAGTAGGCATGTTCCTGCAGACAACCAACCCCCTCTATGCCTTGGGGGGCCTGCTGCTTGGGGCGGTGCTGGGCGAGTGGTGGCGCATTGAGGATGGGCTGCAGCGGATCGGGGCGAGCCTGGAGGCGCGATTTCATCGTGGCGTGACAGGGTCTGACGGGAGTGCCCGCTTTGTTGAAGGCTTCATGACCGCCAGCCTGCTGTTCTGTGTGGGCCCGATGACCATCCTGGGCTCGGTGCAGGCCGGTCTTTCCGGGGACATCCAACTGTTGGCCGTCAAATCTGTCTTGGACGGCTTCGCAGCCATCGCTCTTGCCTCCACCCTTGGCGTGGGCGTCCTGTTTTCTGCGCTCACCATCCTGGTCTACCAGGGGGGACTCACCTTTCTGGCGGGATCGGCCGGGGGCCTGCTGAGCAACGCCATGGTGGCCGAGATGACCGCCGTCGGTGGAATCCTGCTGATGGCGCTGGCGGTCTCGAGCTTACTGGAACTGAAGAAGGTCCGCACCGGCAACCTGCTGCCGGGATTGATCGTGGCGCCGCTCTTGGTGTGGGCCGTGAGCCTGCTTGCCGGCTGA